A portion of the Novosphingobium sp. KA1 genome contains these proteins:
- a CDS encoding SRPBCC family protein has translation MDEERLATYPTTAFLSKDYLAAEKTLLWPRVWQMVERESDLPNPGDWMTYDVADESIIILRKDDGSLKAFHNVCPHRGRQLVSVPGMLPGKVHDVRGSNRRSFVCGFHGWTFDQDGQNTYILDPQDWHNKLTREMTCLSDLQVDTWGGYIYISMDPDAVPLKEWMGRAGEILDHFDLAGMDYKWRQWAIYDCNWKTAIEAFLEPYHVAGTHTQLLAYGDYYALSKQYGLHSVSSYDTREEKFQMSESAGTTRAGKGDDARVSTYELIRENYETVNYSASTETLVNAASRLVDELPETATPGEIIAHWLKSAKADDAARGVIWPEVPPEIKKEGGLAWGLFPNQNILHGETFALCYRVRPYGDDPDKCIFESYALERFPEGEAPKTEWVYADPIGENWGAVLAQDFANMEFVQKGMKSRGFRGPLPNPHQEQKVINLHRNLANFMDGMGAPTLLDVD, from the coding sequence ATGGACGAGGAACGCCTCGCCACTTATCCCACCACTGCGTTCCTCTCGAAGGACTACCTTGCGGCGGAAAAGACGCTGCTATGGCCCAGGGTCTGGCAGATGGTGGAGCGCGAGAGCGACCTGCCGAACCCGGGCGACTGGATGACTTACGACGTCGCCGACGAATCGATCATCATCCTGCGCAAGGACGACGGCTCGCTGAAAGCCTTCCACAACGTCTGCCCGCATCGCGGCCGCCAGCTCGTTTCGGTGCCCGGCATGCTGCCCGGCAAAGTGCACGATGTGCGTGGCAGCAACCGCCGGAGCTTCGTCTGCGGCTTCCACGGCTGGACATTCGACCAGGACGGCCAGAACACCTACATCCTCGACCCGCAGGACTGGCACAACAAGCTGACGCGCGAGATGACCTGCCTGTCGGACCTGCAGGTCGATACCTGGGGCGGCTATATCTACATCTCCATGGACCCCGATGCGGTGCCGCTGAAGGAGTGGATGGGCCGCGCGGGCGAGATCCTCGATCATTTCGACCTGGCCGGGATGGACTACAAGTGGCGCCAGTGGGCGATCTACGACTGCAACTGGAAGACCGCGATCGAGGCCTTCCTCGAACCCTACCACGTCGCCGGCACCCACACGCAGCTGCTTGCCTATGGTGACTACTACGCGCTCTCGAAGCAGTACGGCCTCCATTCGGTGTCGAGCTACGACACCCGCGAGGAGAAGTTCCAGATGAGCGAGAGCGCCGGCACCACCCGCGCCGGCAAGGGAGACGACGCCCGCGTCTCCACGTACGAGCTGATTCGCGAGAACTACGAGACGGTGAACTACTCCGCCTCCACCGAAACGCTGGTCAACGCCGCCAGCCGCCTGGTGGACGAGCTGCCCGAGACCGCGACGCCCGGCGAGATCATTGCCCACTGGCTGAAAAGCGCCAAGGCCGACGATGCCGCGCGCGGGGTGATCTGGCCCGAGGTGCCGCCCGAGATCAAGAAGGAGGGCGGCCTTGCCTGGGGCTTGTTCCCCAACCAGAACATCCTCCACGGCGAGACTTTTGCGCTGTGCTACCGGGTGCGCCCCTATGGCGACGACCCGGACAAGTGCATCTTCGAAAGCTACGCCCTCGAACGCTTCCCCGAAGGCGAGGCGCCGAAGACCGAATGGGTCTACGCCGACCCCATCGGCGAGAACTGGGGCGCGGTGCTGGCGCAGGACTTCGCCAACATGGAATTCGTGCAGAAGGGCATGAAGTCGCGCGGCTTCCGCGGCCCGCTGCCCAATCCGCACCAGGAGCAGAAGGTCATCAACCTCCACCGCAACCTGGCCAATTTCATGGACGGCATGGGCGCGCCGACGCTGCTGGACGTGGACTAG
- a CDS encoding 4-oxalomesaconate tautomerase — protein sequence MSEARETEGLPCMWMRGGTSKGGYFLKSDLPADPAQRDAFLLAVMGSPDPRQIDGMGGADPLTSKVAVVSKSSREGIDVDYLFLQVFVDQALVSDQQNCGNILAGVGPFAIERGLIEARGEETDVAIFMENTGQVAVATVQTPGGPDGHRVTYKGDAKIDGVPGSHAPVPLEFRDTAGSSCGALLPTGNAADEVNGVRVTLIDNGMPCVVMKAEDLGITGYEDRESLDANTELKARIEAIRLAVGERMNLGDVKDKSVPKMMLVAPPRHGGAVTVRSFIPHRAHATIGVLGAVSVATACLIEGSPAAELAICPEGRRKTLSVEHPTGEMSCVLEVDEGGAVTSAALLRTARKLMDGTVFAG from the coding sequence ATGAGTGAAGCACGCGAAACCGAGGGCCTCCCCTGCATGTGGATGCGCGGCGGCACTTCGAAGGGCGGCTACTTCCTCAAGTCCGACCTCCCCGCCGATCCCGCGCAGCGCGATGCCTTCCTGCTTGCCGTGATGGGCTCGCCCGATCCGCGCCAGATCGACGGCATGGGCGGCGCCGATCCGCTGACCAGCAAGGTCGCGGTCGTTTCCAAATCCTCGCGCGAAGGCATCGACGTCGATTACCTGTTCCTGCAGGTCTTTGTTGACCAGGCGCTCGTCAGCGACCAGCAGAACTGCGGCAATATCCTCGCCGGCGTCGGCCCCTTTGCCATCGAGCGCGGGCTGATCGAAGCCAGGGGCGAGGAAACCGATGTCGCCATCTTCATGGAGAATACCGGGCAGGTCGCCGTCGCCACGGTGCAGACGCCGGGCGGCCCGGACGGTCATAGGGTGACCTACAAGGGCGATGCCAAGATCGACGGCGTGCCCGGCAGCCATGCGCCGGTGCCGCTGGAATTCCGCGACACCGCCGGCTCGTCGTGCGGCGCGCTGCTGCCCACCGGCAATGCGGCGGACGAAGTGAACGGCGTGCGCGTGACGCTCATCGACAACGGCATGCCCTGCGTCGTGATGAAGGCCGAGGACCTGGGCATCACCGGCTACGAGGACCGCGAGAGCCTCGATGCCAATACCGAGCTGAAGGCCAGGATCGAGGCCATCCGCCTTGCCGTGGGCGAGCGGATGAACCTCGGCGACGTCAAGGACAAGTCGGTCCCCAAGATGATGCTGGTCGCCCCGCCCCGGCATGGCGGCGCGGTGACCGTGCGCAGTTTCATTCCCCACCGCGCCCACGCCACCATCGGCGTGCTGGGTGCGGTCTCGGTGGCGACGGCCTGCCTGATCGAAGGCTCGCCCGCCGCCGAACTCGCCATATGCCCCGAGGGTCGCCGCAAGACGCTGTCGGTCGAACATCCGACCGGCGAGATGTCCTGTGTCCTCGAAGTGGACGAGGGCGGCGCCGTCACCAGCGCCGCCCTCCTTCGCACCGCACGCAAGCTGATGGATGGGACTGTCTTCGCGGGGTAA
- the fusA gene encoding elongation factor G — translation MARSHPLNMYRNIGIMAHIDAGKTTTTERILYYTGKSYKIGEVHDGAATMDWMEQEQERGITITSAATTCFWTSEGQEYRINIIDTPGHVDFTIEVERSLRVLDGAVACFDGVAGVEPQSETVWRQADKYGVPRMCFINKLDRTGANFKYCVQSIIDRLGATPAVLYIPIGLESDLKGLVDLVHNRAIVWKDESLGAEFFYEEIPADLADEAAEYRTKLIELAVEQDDEAMEAYLEGNEPDVATLKKLIRKGTLGHAFVPVVCGSAFKNKGVQPLLDAVVDYLPSPLDIEDVQGVKVDSDEADSRPPKDDAPFSALAFKVMNDPFVGSLTFCRIYSGTLSKGSYLNSVKGKKEKVGRILEMHANDRKDIDEAYAGDIVALAGMKETTTGDTLCAEKAPIVLERMEFPEPVIELSVEPKTKADQEKMGVALNRLSAEDPSFRVTTDHESGQTIIKGMGELHLDIIVDRMRREFKVEANVGAPQVAYREYLAKAVDVDYTHKKQSGGTGQFGRVKIKVTPGERGAGITFKDEIKGGNIPKEYIPAIEKGMRETAASGSLVGFPIIDFDIVLYDGAYHDVDSSALAFEIAGRGAMREVAQKAGIKLLEPIMKVEVVTPEEYLGDVIGDMNSRRGQIQGTDSRGNAQVVESMVPLANMFGYVNQLRSFTQGRANYSMIFSHYDEVPANVAAEVKEKLA, via the coding sequence ATGGCACGCAGCCATCCGCTCAATATGTACCGTAACATCGGTATTATGGCGCATATCGACGCCGGTAAGACCACCACGACCGAGCGTATCCTCTACTACACCGGCAAGTCCTACAAGATCGGCGAAGTCCACGACGGCGCTGCTACCATGGACTGGATGGAGCAGGAGCAGGAACGCGGCATCACCATCACCTCGGCTGCGACCACCTGCTTCTGGACGTCCGAGGGCCAGGAATACCGCATCAACATCATCGACACCCCCGGGCACGTCGACTTCACCATCGAAGTCGAACGTTCGCTGCGCGTGCTCGACGGTGCGGTCGCCTGCTTCGACGGCGTCGCCGGCGTTGAGCCGCAGTCGGAAACCGTGTGGCGCCAGGCCGACAAGTACGGCGTTCCGCGCATGTGCTTCATCAACAAGCTCGACCGCACCGGCGCGAACTTCAAGTACTGCGTGCAGTCGATCATCGACCGCCTCGGTGCGACGCCGGCCGTGCTCTACATTCCGATCGGTCTCGAATCGGATCTGAAGGGCCTGGTCGATCTGGTTCACAACCGTGCGATCGTCTGGAAGGACGAATCGCTCGGCGCCGAATTCTTCTACGAAGAAATCCCGGCTGACCTGGCTGACGAAGCTGCCGAGTACCGCACCAAGCTGATCGAACTCGCCGTCGAACAGGACGACGAGGCGATGGAAGCCTATCTCGAAGGCAACGAGCCCGACGTTGCAACGCTCAAGAAGCTGATCCGCAAGGGTACGCTGGGCCATGCGTTCGTACCGGTCGTCTGCGGTTCGGCGTTCAAGAACAAGGGCGTTCAGCCCCTGCTCGACGCCGTCGTCGACTACCTTCCTTCGCCGCTCGACATCGAAGATGTCCAGGGCGTCAAGGTCGACAGCGACGAAGCTGACAGCCGTCCGCCCAAGGACGACGCTCCGTTCTCGGCGCTCGCCTTCAAGGTCATGAACGACCCGTTCGTCGGTTCGCTCACCTTCTGCCGCATCTACTCGGGCACGCTCTCGAAGGGTTCGTACCTGAATTCGGTGAAGGGCAAGAAGGAAAAGGTTGGCCGTATCCTCGAGATGCACGCCAATGACCGTAAGGACATCGACGAGGCCTACGCGGGCGACATCGTTGCGCTGGCCGGCATGAAGGAAACCACCACGGGCGACACGCTCTGCGCGGAAAAGGCGCCGATCGTTCTCGAGCGCATGGAGTTCCCCGAGCCGGTTATCGAACTGTCGGTCGAACCGAAGACCAAGGCCGACCAGGAGAAGATGGGCGTTGCGCTCAACCGTCTCTCGGCTGAGGATCCCTCGTTCCGCGTCACGACCGACCACGAGTCGGGCCAGACGATCATCAAGGGCATGGGCGAACTTCACCTGGACATCATCGTCGACCGTATGCGTCGCGAGTTCAAGGTCGAAGCCAACGTCGGCGCTCCGCAGGTCGCCTACCGCGAATACCTCGCCAAGGCTGTCGACGTGGACTACACCCACAAGAAGCAGTCGGGTGGTACCGGTCAGTTCGGTCGCGTGAAGATCAAGGTCACGCCGGGCGAGCGCGGTGCAGGCATCACCTTCAAGGACGAGATCAAGGGCGGTAACATTCCGAAGGAATATATCCCCGCGATCGAAAAGGGCATGCGCGAAACCGCTGCCTCGGGCTCGCTGGTCGGCTTCCCGATCATCGACTTCGACATCGTCCTCTATGACGGTGCCTACCACGACGTCGACTCGTCGGCTCTTGCCTTCGAAATCGCCGGTCGCGGTGCCATGCGTGAAGTCGCCCAGAAGGCCGGCATCAAGCTGCTCGAACCGATCATGAAGGTCGAAGTCGTCACCCCCGAGGAATACCTCGGCGACGTCATCGGCGACATGAACAGCCGTCGTGGCCAGATCCAGGGTACCGACAGCCGTGGTAACGCACAGGTTGTCGAGTCGATGGTTCCGCTCGCGAACATGTTCGGCTACGTGAACCAGCTCCGCTCGTTCACCCAGGGTCGTGCAAACTACTCGATGATCTTCTCCCACTACGACGAGGTTCCGGCGAACGTCGCGGCCGAGGTCAAGGAGAAGCTTGCCTAA
- the rpsL gene encoding 30S ribosomal protein S12 — translation MPTINQLVRKGREPQKAKSKVPAMEQNPQKRGVCTRVYTTTPKKPNSALRKVAKVRLTNSREVISYIPGEGHNLQEHSVVLIRGGRVRDLPGVRYHILRGVLDTQGVKDRKQSRSKYGAKRPK, via the coding sequence ATGCCCACTATCAACCAGCTGGTCCGCAAGGGCCGCGAGCCGCAGAAGGCCAAGTCGAAGGTTCCTGCCATGGAGCAGAACCCTCAGAAGCGCGGCGTCTGCACCCGCGTCTACACCACGACCCCGAAGAAGCCGAACTCGGCTCTCCGCAAGGTCGCCAAGGTCCGTCTGACCAACAGCCGCGAAGTCATCTCGTACATCCCCGGTGAAGGCCACAACCTTCAGGAGCACTCGGTCGTGCTCATCCGCGGCGGCCGCGTTCGCGACCTTCCCGGCGTGCGCTACCACATCCTGCGCGGCGTGCTCGACACGCAGGGCGTCAAGGATCGCAAGCAGTCGCGCTCGAAGTACGGCGCCAAGCGTCCGAAGTAA
- the rpsG gene encoding 30S ribosomal protein S7, whose protein sequence is MSRRRRPEKREILPDPKFGDQTLSKFMNNLMLDGKKSVAESIVYGALDTMETRAKADPVQLFHDALNNVKPQIEVRSRRVGGATYQVPVEVRPERAQALAIRWLITAARNRPETTMAARLSGELLDAANNRGNAVKKREDTHRMADANRAFSHYRW, encoded by the coding sequence ATGTCACGTCGTCGTCGTCCCGAGAAGCGGGAAATCCTGCCTGATCCGAAGTTCGGTGATCAGACCCTGTCGAAGTTCATGAACAACCTCATGCTCGACGGCAAGAAGTCGGTCGCTGAATCGATCGTCTACGGTGCTCTCGACACCATGGAAACGCGCGCCAAGGCCGATCCGGTCCAGCTGTTCCACGATGCCCTGAACAACGTGAAGCCGCAGATCGAAGTCCGCAGCCGCCGCGTCGGTGGTGCGACCTACCAGGTCCCGGTCGAAGTGCGCCCCGAGCGCGCCCAGGCCCTGGCCATCCGCTGGCTGATCACCGCGGCCCGCAACCGCCCCGAAACCACCATGGCTGCGCGTCTCTCGGGCGAACTGCTCGACGCCGCCAACAACCGCGGCAACGCCGTGAAGAAGCGCGAAGACACGCACCGCATGGCGGACGCGAACCGCGCCTTCTCGCACTACCGCTGGTAA
- a CDS encoding OmpA family protein produces MKKITLLLAMSSSFLATSAWARDDSFYIELDGGVVFADTFKLREVDTTDPLRFRLKPDTGYDFGGIVGYDFGGFRIETEASYRSVGNKDFRISDSEVGVFDGDSLHGHSSALSFMGNALIDFGKDDGLQFYAGGGAGIAKIDQKISVEDISGSAVLVNGDDWDFAWQALAGFRVPIGQTVDIGVKYRYFNMPSYRIYTDDFGYKGEWASHSVLATLTFNLGAKSEPVPPPPPPPPPPPPPPPPPPPPEVVCNKGPYIVFFDWDKSDITPEASSILDSAITAYGNCANVPIMLAGHTDRSGSASYNEGLSGRRNDSVRAYLTSHGVPDGAISSQAFGESQNRVPTADGVRELQNRRVEITYGPGSGM; encoded by the coding sequence GTGAAGAAAATCACGCTTTTGCTCGCCATGTCGTCCTCTTTCCTGGCAACCTCTGCCTGGGCACGGGATGACAGCTTCTACATCGAGCTGGACGGGGGCGTCGTCTTTGCCGACACATTCAAGTTGCGCGAAGTCGATACCACCGATCCGCTGCGTTTCCGGCTGAAGCCCGATACCGGATATGATTTCGGCGGTATCGTCGGCTACGACTTCGGCGGATTCCGCATCGAGACCGAAGCCAGCTACCGCAGCGTCGGCAACAAGGACTTCCGGATCAGCGATTCCGAAGTCGGCGTGTTCGACGGGGATTCGCTGCACGGCCACAGTTCCGCGCTCAGCTTCATGGGCAACGCGCTGATCGACTTCGGCAAGGACGACGGCCTCCAGTTCTATGCCGGCGGCGGCGCCGGTATCGCCAAGATCGACCAGAAGATCAGCGTCGAGGATATTTCCGGCTCGGCCGTGCTGGTCAACGGCGACGACTGGGACTTCGCCTGGCAGGCGCTGGCGGGCTTCCGCGTGCCGATCGGCCAGACCGTGGATATCGGCGTGAAGTACCGCTACTTCAACATGCCGAGCTACCGGATCTACACCGACGACTTCGGCTACAAGGGTGAGTGGGCCTCGCATTCGGTGCTGGCGACGCTGACCTTCAACCTCGGCGCCAAGTCCGAGCCGGTCCCGCCGCCGCCGCCTCCCCCGCCGCCTCCGCCGCCGCCGCCCCCGCCGCCCCCGCCGCCCGAGGTGGTCTGCAACAAGGGGCCGTACATCGTGTTCTTCGACTGGGACAAGTCGGACATCACGCCCGAGGCGTCGAGCATCCTCGACAGCGCGATCACCGCATACGGCAACTGCGCCAATGTGCCGATCATGCTGGCGGGCCACACCGACCGTTCGGGTTCGGCCAGCTACAACGAAGGCCTCTCGGGGCGCCGCAACGACTCGGTCCGGGCCTACCTGACCAGCCACGGGGTGCCCGACGGCGCGATCTCCAGCCAGGCCTTCGGCGAAAGCCAGAACCGCGTTCCGACCGCCGACGGCGTGCGCGAACTGCAGAACCGCCGCGTGGAAATCACCTACGGTCCCGGTTCCGGCATGTAG
- a CDS encoding cytochrome c — protein sequence MTRIPGPRTLTASELAPSKLVLAAAIGALLAVSACKGPQTAPDGSAGASDAAVDASAIVKQRKANFKDIGKSNKVAKAALESTPPDFATASAAAASMKDDAGKILGLFPEGTGPDAAPKTEALPAVWQKPGEFKAAADKLASAADALKTAADAKDLVATTKAMGDIGGACKGCHEQFRKKDK from the coding sequence ATGACCCGAATCCCTGGGCCCCGTACCCTTACGGCCTCTGAACTCGCCCCCTCGAAACTCGTGCTTGCCGCCGCGATCGGCGCGCTCCTTGCCGTTTCCGCCTGCAAGGGCCCGCAGACCGCGCCCGACGGGTCCGCCGGGGCCTCCGATGCCGCCGTGGACGCCTCGGCCATCGTCAAGCAGCGCAAGGCGAACTTCAAGGACATCGGCAAGTCGAACAAGGTCGCCAAGGCCGCGCTCGAAAGCACCCCGCCGGACTTCGCCACCGCCTCGGCCGCCGCCGCCTCGATGAAGGACGACGCCGGCAAGATCCTCGGCCTGTTCCCCGAAGGCACCGGCCCCGACGCGGCCCCCAAGACCGAGGCCCTGCCCGCCGTCTGGCAGAAGCCCGGCGAATTCAAGGCCGCCGCCGACAAGCTCGCCAGCGCCGCCGACGCCCTGAAGACCGCCGCCGACGCCAAGGACCTGGTCGCCACCACCAAGGCGATGGGCGACATCGGCGGTGCCTGCAAGGGCTGCCACGAGCAGTTCCGAAAGAAGGACAAGTGA
- a CDS encoding cytochrome b/b6 domain-containing protein — protein sequence MSNPGGVSTPLWDLPVRFIHWAFVVLIPALWWTAENGHMTWHMQIGTVMLQLLVIRVLWGFVGGSTARFAAFVRGPRAVLDHLRGRTGAAPTAGHNAAGGWSVIALLGLLGLQVTFGLLAGDEDDGVTGPLNHLVSFTTADRATQLHELGFNLILALIVLHVGAVLFYRFVKRDNLIAPMVTGKRDLPAGTRGLVRAPAWRFFACVVAAWLVGWAIWSGAKP from the coding sequence GTGAGCAACCCGGGCGGGGTCTCCACCCCGCTCTGGGATCTTCCCGTCCGCTTCATCCACTGGGCTTTCGTGGTGCTGATCCCGGCCCTGTGGTGGACCGCCGAGAACGGCCACATGACGTGGCACATGCAGATCGGCACGGTCATGCTGCAGCTGCTGGTAATCCGCGTGCTCTGGGGCTTCGTGGGCGGATCGACCGCGCGCTTCGCCGCCTTCGTGCGCGGCCCGCGCGCGGTGCTGGACCATTTGCGCGGCCGGACCGGCGCGGCCCCCACGGCCGGCCACAATGCCGCCGGCGGGTGGAGCGTGATCGCCCTGCTCGGCCTGCTGGGCCTGCAGGTCACCTTCGGCCTCCTTGCGGGCGACGAGGATGACGGGGTGACCGGCCCGCTCAACCATCTCGTCTCGTTCACCACCGCCGACCGCGCGACACAGCTGCATGAGCTGGGCTTCAACCTCATTCTCGCGCTTATCGTGCTCCATGTCGGCGCGGTGCTGTTCTACCGCTTCGTCAAGCGCGACAACCTGATCGCCCCGATGGTGACCGGCAAGCGCGACCTTCCCGCCGGAACCCGGGGCCTCGTCCGCGCGCCCGCCTGGCGGTTCTTCGCCTGCGTGGTGGCGGCCTGGCTGG
- a CDS encoding PhoX family phosphatase yields MTQELPASGYSDGDVDTNSTCVTSLEDLAAQRYSRRQALFRGAGATTMAFMGTAVLAACGDGDDDKKLEISAGSNAATSSGRVVTLTGSPADGEAAYATSWAQTSGTAVTLTGTGSVVSFIAPAVSAATDLVFTFTAKTPVGQARTAQTTVRVSPSALGFAAVPHSLEDVVKVPSGYSVTVMTRLGDPLSAGTAAYANDGSDSDFAHRIGDHGDALHFFGLSSAGGRDDSSSARGLMVQNHENLNVQYLHPNGPTNVSSGPRPAAEALKEIEAHGVSVSEYQDAGSRKWSYVKGSSFNRRITPNTPMSFHGPAAGSSLLFTAYSATGVAGRGTINNCANGITPWASNLTCEENWAGYFRRDAADDARRSVREMTAISRYGVTSRTGNFAWSTASATDSIYTKWNATITGAAATDDYRNEFNQYGWVVEIDPYDPASTPRKRTALGRMGHEGAFVRAVAGQPLGVYMGDDSRREYLYKFVSSAAYAAADAASTSRLAMGDKYLDAGTLYVAKFNADGTGQWLPLVFGSVPSRPATGAYPEYVFADQADILVNTRLAADAVGATPMDRPEWTAGNPVTGEIYLTLTNNNAAGRPLTGTDAANPRHYNDPKGASASAQYGNPNGHIIRLRETGDTTAATTFRWDIYLFGADAADAGAQVNLSGLTADNDFSSPDGCYFSRATNPAGQINPVLWIETDDGAMTDRTNCMLLAALPGHVGDGGAKTITNTGSGGATATQATYQGAAATAATLRRFLVGPVQCEITGIDMTPDGRTLFVGIQHPGEDGTAAAPSSHWPDSQTGTAAATVRPRSAIVAITKDDGGIIAL; encoded by the coding sequence ATGACACAGGAACTTCCCGCCAGCGGCTATAGCGATGGCGACGTCGATACCAATTCCACTTGCGTCACCTCGCTCGAAGACCTCGCCGCGCAGCGGTACTCGCGCCGACAGGCGCTGTTCCGCGGTGCGGGCGCCACGACCATGGCGTTCATGGGCACCGCCGTGCTGGCGGCCTGCGGCGACGGCGACGATGACAAGAAGCTGGAAATCTCGGCGGGAAGCAATGCGGCGACAAGTTCGGGCCGGGTGGTGACGCTTACCGGCAGCCCGGCCGATGGCGAGGCGGCCTATGCCACCTCGTGGGCGCAGACTTCGGGCACCGCGGTCACGCTGACCGGCACGGGTTCGGTTGTCAGCTTCATCGCGCCCGCCGTCAGCGCGGCGACCGATCTGGTCTTCACGTTCACCGCCAAGACCCCGGTCGGCCAGGCGCGCACCGCCCAGACCACCGTGCGCGTCTCGCCTTCGGCGCTGGGCTTCGCGGCGGTGCCGCACAGCCTCGAGGACGTGGTGAAGGTGCCCTCGGGCTATTCGGTGACGGTCATGACCCGTCTGGGCGATCCGCTGTCGGCCGGCACGGCGGCTTATGCCAACGACGGCAGCGACAGCGATTTTGCCCACCGCATCGGCGATCACGGCGATGCGCTGCACTTCTTCGGCCTGTCCTCGGCGGGCGGGCGTGACGACAGCAGCTCGGCGCGCGGCCTGATGGTGCAGAACCACGAGAACCTCAACGTCCAGTACCTGCACCCCAATGGCCCGACCAATGTGTCGAGCGGCCCGCGTCCGGCGGCAGAGGCGCTCAAGGAGATCGAGGCGCACGGCGTTTCGGTGTCGGAATACCAGGACGCGGGCAGCCGCAAGTGGTCCTACGTCAAGGGCAGCAGCTTCAACCGCCGCATCACCCCGAACACGCCGATGAGCTTCCACGGCCCCGCCGCCGGTTCCTCGCTGCTGTTCACCGCCTATTCGGCCACCGGCGTCGCCGGGCGCGGCACCATCAACAACTGCGCCAACGGCATCACGCCCTGGGCCTCCAACCTGACCTGCGAGGAGAACTGGGCCGGTTACTTCCGCCGCGATGCGGCGGACGATGCCAGGCGCAGCGTGCGCGAGATGACCGCGATCAGCCGCTACGGTGTCACCAGCCGCACCGGCAACTTCGCCTGGTCCACCGCCAGCGCGACCGATTCGATCTACACCAAGTGGAACGCGACGATCACCGGCGCGGCGGCCACCGACGACTATCGCAACGAGTTCAACCAGTATGGCTGGGTGGTCGAGATCGATCCCTACGACCCGGCCTCGACCCCGCGCAAGCGCACCGCGCTTGGCCGCATGGGGCATGAGGGGGCTTTCGTGCGCGCCGTGGCCGGGCAGCCGCTCGGTGTCTACATGGGCGACGATTCGCGCCGTGAGTACCTCTACAAGTTCGTGTCCTCGGCCGCTTATGCCGCCGCCGATGCCGCCAGCACCAGCCGCCTTGCGATGGGCGACAAGTACCTCGACGCGGGCACGCTCTATGTCGCGAAGTTCAATGCCGACGGGACCGGGCAGTGGCTGCCGCTGGTCTTCGGTTCGGTGCCCAGCCGCCCGGCGACCGGCGCTTATCCCGAATACGTGTTTGCCGATCAGGCCGACATCCTCGTCAACACCCGCCTGGCCGCCGACGCGGTGGGGGCGACGCCGATGGACCGTCCGGAATGGACCGCCGGCAACCCGGTGACCGGCGAGATCTACCTCACGCTCACCAACAACAATGCCGCCGGGCGTCCGCTCACCGGCACCGATGCGGCCAACCCGCGCCACTACAACGACCCCAAGGGCGCCTCGGCCAGCGCGCAGTACGGCAACCCCAACGGTCACATCATCCGCCTGCGCGAAACCGGAGACACCACGGCGGCCACCACGTTCCGCTGGGACATCTACCTGTTCGGCGCCGATGCCGCCGATGCCGGGGCGCAAGTGAACCTCTCGGGCCTGACCGCCGACAACGACTTCTCCAGCCCGGACGGTTGCTACTTCTCGCGCGCCACCAACCCGGCGGGGCAGATCAACCCGGTGCTGTGGATCGAGACCGACGACGGCGCGATGACCGACCGCACCAACTGCATGCTGCTGGCTGCGCTTCCCGGCCATGTCGGCGACGGCGGCGCGAAGACCATCACCAACACCGGCTCGGGCGGCGCCACCGCCACCCAGGCGACCTACCAGGGCGCAGCGGCAACGGCGGCGACGCTGCGGCGCTTCCTCGTCGGCCCGGTCCAGTGCGAGATCACCGGCATCGACATGACCCCGGACGGGCGCACGCTGTTCGTCGGCATCCAGCATCCGGGCGAGGACGGCACCGCCGCCGCGCCGTCGAGCCACTGGCCCGACAGCCAGACCGGCACCGCCGCCGCAACGGTCCGCCCGCGCTCGGCGATCGTGGCGATCACCAAGGATGACGGGGGCATTATCGCGCTCTGA